In the Candidatus Mycosynbacter amalyticus genome, one interval contains:
- a CDS encoding HD domain-containing protein produces MKANLELATTIAHEAYDSKWRRDGKPYISHPLTVMTMVELIGGDESDQIVALCHDIVEDNKAWPLERFIHMGFDVQEVVTPLGLLSYTPEVPDAVARMGILQNARAARVKQCDTAHNRFDRPKEHKIPFYDETLLLTERVTGKKVNEHLVRAAEQLVLYRFGDDYGVSEYMKESTARAEANMGQG; encoded by the coding sequence ATGAAAGCAAATTTAGAGCTCGCGACAACTATTGCCCATGAAGCGTATGACAGCAAATGGCGACGCGACGGTAAACCATATATCTCTCATCCTCTTACTGTCATGACGATGGTGGAACTCATCGGGGGTGACGAGTCTGACCAAATTGTCGCATTATGTCATGACATCGTCGAAGACAATAAGGCGTGGCCACTGGAGCGGTTTATACACATGGGTTTTGATGTGCAAGAGGTGGTGACACCACTTGGTTTACTTTCATACACACCCGAAGTGCCGGATGCGGTTGCGCGCATGGGTATATTACAAAATGCACGAGCAGCGCGTGTAAAACAATGTGATACTGCACACAATAGATTCGATCGGCCAAAAGAGCACAAAATACCGTTCTACGATGAAACGCTACTCCTAACTGAGCGTGTGACGGGCAAAAAAGTGAACGAACACCTTGTGCGTGCGGCAGAGCAACTTGTATTGTATCGATTTGGTGACGACTATGGTGTGTCCGAATACATGAAAGAAAGCACCGCTCGAGCCGAAGCTAATATGGGGCAAGGCTAA
- a CDS encoding GlsB/YeaQ/YmgE family stress response membrane protein yields the protein MNILGWIIIGGLAGWIASKFVGTDKGQGILGNILAGVIGGVVGGWVFDLAGGTGITGFNLWSFFVAVVGAVIVLFIWKALTGRKK from the coding sequence ATGAATATTCTTGGTTGGATTATCATCGGTGGGCTTGCGGGCTGGATCGCATCAAAATTTGTCGGTACAGATAAAGGCCAGGGGATCTTAGGTAATATCTTGGCTGGTGTTATCGGTGGAGTCGTCGGAGGCTGGGTGTTCGATCTAGCCGGGGGCACAGGTATTACGGGGTTTAACCTCTGGAGCTTTTTTGTTGCTGTTGTTGGCGCGGTGATCGTGCTGTTCATCTGGAAGGCGCTGACTGGCAGAAAGAAATAG
- the dnaJ gene encoding molecular chaperone DnaJ yields the protein MSKRDYYEVLGVTKDASADEIKKAFRKAAVKHHPDKEGGDETRFKEVNEAYEVLKDQQKRQRYDQFGHAGVGGAASGGSGGGNPFEGFDGQNIHFDFGDGGLGDIFGQFFGGGQQTGRGRARRGNDVETSVTLEFEEAVFGVEKTLKLDMQDECSHCHGERAEPGYGMKTCETCKGSGQIAKVMNTMFGQIQQAVVCSTCEGRGKVPEKVCAVCKGRGTERRTQELAFKIPAGIDDGATIRLREHGEAIAGGSRGDLYIHIRVKAHKEFTREGDLILSETHIDMVDAALGTEVDVPTVDGMVRMKVPAGTQSGTDFKLSGHGVPRGAHRGAQIVSVVVDTPAKLSKKQRELLEQFKSSKKRSIFS from the coding sequence ATGAGTAAGCGAGATTATTACGAAGTACTAGGGGTTACCAAAGACGCGAGCGCTGACGAAATCAAAAAGGCGTTTCGTAAGGCTGCCGTGAAACACCACCCTGATAAAGAAGGTGGTGACGAGACAAGGTTTAAGGAGGTGAATGAAGCCTACGAAGTGCTGAAAGACCAGCAAAAACGACAGCGCTACGACCAGTTTGGCCATGCGGGCGTAGGCGGTGCGGCTAGCGGTGGCTCAGGTGGCGGCAATCCATTTGAGGGCTTCGACGGCCAGAATATCCATTTTGATTTTGGCGATGGAGGCCTAGGCGATATTTTTGGTCAATTCTTTGGCGGTGGGCAACAGACTGGCCGCGGCAGGGCTCGGCGCGGCAACGATGTTGAAACGAGTGTAACGCTAGAGTTTGAAGAAGCGGTATTTGGTGTCGAGAAGACACTCAAGCTCGATATGCAAGATGAATGTAGTCACTGTCACGGTGAGCGTGCCGAACCTGGCTATGGTATGAAAACGTGTGAGACCTGCAAAGGCTCTGGGCAGATTGCCAAGGTAATGAATACAATGTTTGGTCAGATTCAGCAGGCTGTGGTTTGTAGTACCTGTGAAGGCCGCGGCAAGGTACCTGAAAAAGTATGTGCTGTCTGCAAGGGCCGTGGCACCGAACGTCGTACGCAGGAGCTTGCCTTCAAAATTCCTGCTGGTATTGATGATGGTGCGACGATACGTTTGCGCGAGCATGGTGAGGCGATTGCTGGTGGCTCACGTGGCGATCTCTATATACATATTCGTGTCAAAGCACACAAGGAATTTACGCGTGAAGGTGACCTCATTCTCAGTGAGACACATATCGACATGGTCGATGCTGCGCTTGGTACGGAGGTGGACGTGCCAACTGTCGACGGCATGGTACGCATGAAAGTGCCGGCAGGTACGCAGAGCGGCACCGATTTCAAGCTGAGTGGACATGGTGTGCCGCGTGGCGCTCACCGAGGCGCACAAATTGTCAGTGTAGTAGTAGACACTCCGGCCAAACTGAGCAAAAAGCAACGGGAGCTGCTCGAGCAGTTCAAATCCAGTAAAAAGCGCTCCATTTTCTCCTAA
- a CDS encoding phage upper tail fiber protein — MADQRLPIVNSDDGTWGDLLRQYLKKEHFDDGTNNAANGGHQNVTIRGGTAGAGGAPLKFSSGTLLTTPEVGAVEFAGDNLYVTQTSGTTRKKVALYDDSSGVTGDLYYRNSGGYFTRLGIGTSNQILAVSGGLPSWQTPTAQSTTFSDTAFTLQDDGDATKQAKFELSGISASTTRTYTLPNANTTVVGTDTTQTLTNKTLTSPTLTTPRFASGGYIADNNGNEQIVFTTTASAVNELNVSNAATGGSPQIAAQGGDTNVNLNLVSKGTGRIQANGVNIPTASSTDTLTNKSIDGSTNTLSNISWAAVTKPTYIAAGTTVKNALSAVNMYPLVGSADVGNGQMFGAFAANALYSHPESEWFVPIPHAYNDIAYNNNRGGTVKVLLNGSTYAADGNNASPFFTPDATYETVTAYSSTSDTVSYEISLYRTFYWGIRFGIQQTDWCRGQNVMFEAYNGTSWSTILNTTNQTTGLTWSSGDAGSTGITKLRVSLTNFNVSSSVGARISQVFLLGFDSQLLSSTFLPRGGGQLFGELGTPAIWTDRIKDRTTGTGIIDFYSNASAVNYLQIQNRATGAGPSIYAQGSDTNIDINLMPKGTGNVLVNGSGLLTANSTATLTNKTIDATANTITNIGTSSLSDSSVTSAKIADNSIVNADINASAAIALSKLAAGYVQGSVNGTSTTTTVWRGTQAQYDAIGTKDNNTLYFISG; from the coding sequence GTGGCAGACCAGCGCCTCCCAATAGTAAATAGTGACGATGGCACCTGGGGTGATCTGTTACGTCAATACCTGAAAAAGGAACACTTCGACGACGGCACGAATAATGCAGCCAACGGTGGCCACCAAAACGTGACTATCCGCGGCGGCACGGCAGGAGCCGGTGGTGCACCGCTAAAGTTCAGTTCCGGCACACTTCTCACTACACCCGAGGTAGGCGCGGTTGAATTCGCTGGTGACAACTTATATGTCACACAGACATCTGGCACAACTCGCAAAAAAGTAGCGCTCTACGACGATTCGAGCGGTGTAACTGGCGATCTCTATTATCGCAATAGCGGTGGCTACTTCACACGCCTCGGCATCGGTACTAGCAACCAGATACTTGCTGTGTCTGGTGGCCTTCCGAGCTGGCAGACACCGACCGCGCAGTCAACCACTTTCAGTGACACTGCGTTTACATTGCAAGATGACGGTGATGCAACCAAACAAGCCAAGTTCGAGCTGAGCGGCATCAGTGCTAGCACAACTCGCACGTATACACTTCCAAACGCCAATACTACAGTAGTCGGCACAGACACAACACAGACATTGACCAACAAGACGCTCACAAGCCCCACGCTCACCACTCCACGTTTTGCTTCGGGTGGCTATATTGCAGACAACAATGGCAACGAACAGATTGTGTTCACAACTACGGCTTCCGCGGTCAACGAGCTCAATGTCAGCAACGCCGCTACAGGCGGGTCGCCCCAGATTGCCGCCCAAGGTGGAGACACAAATGTCAATCTTAATCTCGTGTCGAAAGGTACTGGCCGTATACAAGCAAACGGAGTAAATATCCCGACAGCAAGCTCGACTGACACATTAACCAATAAATCTATAGATGGTAGCACAAATACACTCTCGAACATCTCCTGGGCAGCAGTTACAAAGCCAACTTACATAGCCGCCGGCACCACAGTCAAAAATGCATTGAGCGCCGTCAATATGTATCCTTTAGTCGGCTCAGCTGATGTGGGTAATGGTCAGATGTTTGGCGCGTTTGCAGCCAATGCACTATATAGTCATCCGGAGTCCGAATGGTTTGTGCCGATACCGCACGCCTACAACGACATTGCGTATAACAACAACCGTGGCGGTACGGTTAAAGTCCTCCTGAACGGCTCTACTTATGCTGCCGATGGCAACAATGCTTCCCCATTCTTTACCCCAGATGCCACCTATGAAACAGTCACTGCCTACTCGTCTACAAGTGATACTGTCTCCTATGAAATCTCTCTTTACAGAACATTTTACTGGGGTATTAGGTTTGGTATTCAACAAACTGACTGGTGTCGTGGACAAAACGTAATGTTTGAAGCATACAACGGTACATCATGGTCAACCATACTAAACACCACGAATCAGACTACCGGACTCACTTGGAGCTCGGGCGATGCTGGGTCTACCGGTATCACTAAGCTACGCGTGTCGCTCACAAACTTTAACGTATCATCTTCTGTTGGTGCGCGTATCTCTCAGGTGTTTTTGCTTGGGTTTGACTCGCAACTTCTATCGAGCACTTTTCTTCCCAGAGGCGGCGGCCAACTCTTTGGCGAACTAGGTACGCCGGCCATATGGACTGATCGCATAAAGGATCGCACAACGGGTACGGGGATCATAGATTTTTACAGTAATGCATCCGCCGTCAACTACCTTCAAATTCAGAATCGCGCCACAGGAGCAGGGCCAAGTATATATGCACAGGGTTCCGACACAAATATTGACATAAATCTCATGCCAAAAGGTACGGGCAATGTACTTGTAAATGGCTCCGGTCTTCTCACCGCGAACTCTACTGCGACGCTTACCAATAAAACTATTGATGCAACCGCTAACACTATTACAAATATAGGCACCTCGTCCCTATCCGACAGCTCGGTGACATCTGCAAAGATAGCAGACAACAGCATTGTGAATGCAGATATCAACGCGTCAGCCGCCATCGCACTCTCCAAACTTGCCGCTGGCTACGTACAGGGATCAGTCAACGGCACTTCAACAACTACGACTGTCTGGCGCGGCACGCAGGCACAGTACGATGCGATTGGCACAAAAGACAACAATACCCTCTATTTTATATCAGGATAA
- a CDS encoding tyrosine/phenylalanine carboxypeptidase domain-containing protein, whose amino-acid sequence MKKLDATWFPTYAHLLHIVGETYDLLDPSPSILATQRAKFEASHYTISPDLVADKPHISTLKTAREDAEQLRSRIMTEETITLVRDAYIPALDSLLLNIQLIMAGATGDMESYRSASEQLYGQPNRTIFDAACAWIRDDALATAMGHSPLLTKLRDDVLEAIPHITADHHILVPSEATFAAVKQSHADYYMKLFGSDGIPNEPYIDEDTGNEICRRVLANIGSDYTLAPSDNNLWAILPSHKQVVYPTGYRLDRDEFVGIVCHEIGSHVLESVNGSNSPLQLLSSGLAGYEKGNEGRAFLREQIVYPHECTFLRQFSWEYIVLLHISVSFAAGLNGQPYDFARLYDVLYKLYYFWRERREPRATNNEAFARQEAWYQAVRILKGTLGNGSAAYLKDTVYLEGNVRCWQLATDDPSVILLGDLGKFDLTNQFHRAFALSLAPY is encoded by the coding sequence ATGAAGAAGCTTGATGCCACCTGGTTTCCGACATACGCCCATCTCCTCCATATTGTTGGTGAGACATACGATCTATTGGATCCCTCGCCATCAATTTTGGCAACACAACGTGCCAAATTCGAAGCATCTCATTACACTATAAGCCCAGACTTAGTCGCTGATAAACCCCACATCTCGACACTCAAAACGGCCCGAGAAGACGCTGAGCAGTTGCGCTCGCGCATTATGACAGAAGAGACGATTACACTCGTGCGCGATGCCTACATACCGGCGCTCGACTCGCTACTCCTCAATATTCAGCTCATCATGGCTGGCGCAACTGGGGATATGGAGTCATACCGTAGTGCTAGCGAGCAACTTTATGGCCAGCCGAACCGCACCATCTTCGACGCAGCATGCGCTTGGATTCGCGACGATGCACTCGCTACCGCCATGGGTCACTCACCACTACTTACAAAGTTGAGAGATGATGTGCTTGAGGCAATTCCTCACATTACTGCAGACCATCATATACTCGTCCCCTCCGAAGCTACTTTTGCCGCCGTTAAACAAAGTCATGCCGACTACTACATGAAGTTGTTTGGCTCAGACGGCATACCGAACGAACCATATATAGACGAAGATACGGGTAACGAGATCTGCCGCCGTGTCTTAGCTAACATCGGCTCAGACTATACACTTGCGCCGTCCGACAACAATCTCTGGGCTATCTTGCCAAGCCACAAGCAAGTTGTCTACCCTACAGGTTACCGACTCGACCGCGATGAGTTCGTCGGCATCGTCTGCCATGAGATCGGCAGTCACGTGCTCGAATCGGTCAACGGCAGCAACTCCCCGCTCCAACTCCTGAGTTCCGGACTCGCCGGGTACGAAAAAGGCAATGAAGGCCGAGCATTTCTACGCGAACAGATTGTCTACCCGCATGAATGCACGTTTCTCCGCCAATTCTCGTGGGAATATATCGTATTGTTGCATATATCCGTGAGCTTTGCTGCCGGTCTCAACGGGCAGCCATACGATTTCGCTCGTCTGTACGACGTGTTATATAAACTCTATTATTTCTGGCGCGAACGCCGCGAGCCCAGGGCAACCAACAACGAAGCCTTTGCGCGCCAAGAAGCCTGGTACCAGGCCGTGCGTATCCTCAAAGGAACACTAGGAAATGGTTCGGCCGCGTATTTGAAAGATACTGTATACCTGGAGGGTAACGTTCGCTGCTGGCAGCTAGCTACCGATGACCCTTCCGTAATTTTACTGGGCGATCTGGGTAAATTCGACCTTACCAACCAGTTTCATCGCGCATTCGCTCTTAGCCTTGCCCCATATTAG
- a CDS encoding FAD-binding oxidoreductase, whose product MNLQEELAKIFKGELDTSDESREFYSHDASLFELKPEVVGFPKDAEDIKNVVKFVNEHKAEHPELSITPRSRGTDMSGGAIGRSIVLDISKYMNNLREVTETTAHVQPGMLFREFDEATVAKDSLLPSYPASRDLASVGGMVNNNSGGEKSLEYGKTDNYVTELQVVLSDGNEYTVKPLTRDELNAKMAQDDFEGQLYARTFELLEAHYDEIQAAKPRVSKDSTGYHLWNVWNRDTGIFDLTKLFVGAQGTLGIVTDIKFKLVKRRAHSGLLVLFLRSTKELGELIPKVLESNPATFESFDDQTLWLSIKFMPSFLKLLGPVRFIHLLITLIPEGFQLLRGIPKLILMVEFNGDSEAEVRAKVKDLHKSLGKHRARYEINGFEEDPTEGSSEKFWIMRRYSFQLLRSKVKDKHTAPYIDDFIVPPEHLPEFLPQLQQIIKKYKLFATIAGHMGDGNFHVIPLMKIEDPAERAKLEPSQKEVNELVLKYGGSISGEHNDGMVRGPWLEQMYGPTVLGYMREVKQLFDPQNIFNPKKKTDADWDFSFGHIREHF is encoded by the coding sequence ATGAATCTACAAGAGGAACTCGCAAAAATCTTCAAAGGCGAGCTCGATACTTCGGATGAGTCGCGCGAATTTTACTCGCACGACGCCAGCTTGTTTGAACTCAAGCCGGAAGTGGTGGGCTTTCCAAAAGACGCAGAAGACATCAAAAACGTCGTCAAATTTGTTAACGAACACAAAGCTGAACATCCCGAGCTGAGCATCACGCCGCGTTCTCGCGGTACGGACATGTCCGGTGGTGCGATAGGCCGGTCAATTGTGCTCGATATCTCCAAATATATGAACAACCTGCGCGAAGTGACCGAGACAACTGCACATGTACAGCCGGGTATGCTGTTCCGCGAGTTCGACGAGGCAACCGTGGCAAAAGACAGCTTGCTGCCAAGTTATCCGGCCAGTCGTGATCTTGCCAGTGTCGGTGGCATGGTCAACAACAACTCTGGCGGTGAGAAGTCGCTTGAGTACGGCAAAACAGATAATTACGTGACTGAGCTCCAAGTAGTACTCAGCGATGGCAACGAGTATACAGTCAAGCCGCTTACTAGAGATGAACTCAATGCCAAGATGGCTCAGGATGATTTCGAAGGTCAGCTCTACGCGCGCACGTTTGAGCTGCTCGAAGCACACTACGATGAAATCCAGGCTGCCAAGCCAAGAGTGTCTAAGGATTCGACCGGCTACCATCTCTGGAATGTCTGGAACCGCGACACGGGTATCTTTGACCTAACCAAGCTCTTCGTTGGCGCTCAGGGCACACTCGGTATTGTGACAGATATCAAATTCAAGCTAGTGAAGCGTCGCGCCCATAGCGGCCTGCTCGTACTGTTCCTGCGTAGCACGAAGGAACTTGGTGAGCTGATTCCAAAAGTACTCGAAAGCAACCCAGCTACATTTGAGAGCTTTGATGACCAAACACTGTGGCTGAGCATCAAATTCATGCCAAGTTTCCTCAAACTACTTGGCCCAGTACGATTTATTCATTTACTTATCACGCTCATCCCAGAAGGATTCCAGTTGCTTCGTGGTATTCCAAAACTTATTCTTATGGTTGAGTTCAACGGGGATAGTGAGGCGGAAGTGCGCGCAAAGGTAAAAGATCTTCACAAGAGTCTCGGTAAGCATCGTGCTCGTTATGAAATCAACGGCTTCGAAGAAGATCCGACCGAAGGTTCGAGTGAGAAGTTTTGGATTATGCGCCGTTACAGCTTTCAACTCCTGCGCAGCAAGGTAAAAGACAAACATACAGCCCCATACATTGATGATTTTATCGTTCCGCCAGAGCATCTGCCAGAGTTTCTGCCTCAGCTACAGCAGATCATCAAAAAATATAAATTATTCGCGACAATCGCGGGTCATATGGGTGATGGCAACTTCCATGTGATACCTCTCATGAAAATCGAAGACCCAGCCGAACGAGCAAAACTAGAACCGTCACAAAAAGAAGTCAACGAATTAGTGCTCAAATATGGTGGCAGCATCAGTGGTGAACACAACGACGGCATGGTTCGCGGCCCTTGGCTTGAGCAAATGTACGGCCCAACTGTACTTGGCTACATGCGCGAAGTTAAACAGCTCTTCGATCCCCAAAATATCTTCAATCCCAAGAAGAAAACCGATGCTGATTGGGATTTCAGCTTTGGGCATATCCGCGAACACTTCTAG
- a CDS encoding COG1470 family protein: MKRGVITTCCLALGLSFLVSVPAHADTSGLWMSSSRQNLTSKAGVGTSAHIKIANKTDAPMDVQLSVKSFNVDSQTRAITFVDPREDWITPDVPRLELAPTEEQDINYRIAIPVTADEKEYHFALIASTVVGSDQNAKTLRVASLLYLSVDGGHLTRAGDITSAHVPSFAFGTTIPYTFAIKNTGDIHLELQSNVQLQGQAWNSLTTARPAVVLPGESRTISDAVTSPSLPGIYTLRYGYTDDTTGAKTLEVVPVIYLPIWAVGVLASLLLASVWLWQRRRSGKISATSDQ; the protein is encoded by the coding sequence ATGAAGCGAGGGGTTATCACGACATGTTGCTTAGCTCTAGGACTAAGCTTTCTTGTGAGTGTGCCAGCTCATGCCGACACGAGTGGTCTGTGGATGTCTTCGTCTCGCCAGAATCTCACAAGCAAAGCAGGTGTCGGTACAAGCGCACATATTAAAATAGCGAACAAGACAGACGCCCCAATGGACGTCCAGCTCTCCGTAAAATCTTTTAACGTTGACTCTCAGACGCGCGCCATTACCTTCGTCGATCCTCGCGAAGATTGGATTACTCCAGATGTCCCCCGGCTAGAGTTAGCTCCCACAGAAGAACAGGATATCAACTACCGCATTGCTATTCCTGTGACCGCCGACGAAAAAGAGTACCATTTCGCACTCATAGCCAGCACAGTTGTTGGTAGTGATCAAAACGCCAAGACACTTCGCGTTGCCTCACTTCTGTACCTTTCTGTAGATGGAGGACATTTGACTCGCGCGGGTGATATCACCTCGGCACACGTGCCCTCGTTTGCGTTTGGTACTACTATCCCCTATACATTTGCTATCAAAAACACCGGAGATATCCATCTGGAGCTCCAGTCGAACGTCCAACTTCAGGGCCAAGCCTGGAACTCATTAACAACCGCCCGGCCAGCGGTCGTACTACCTGGCGAATCGCGCACCATAAGTGATGCCGTGACCTCACCCTCCCTACCGGGCATCTATACGCTGCGCTATGGCTACACAGACGACACAACTGGAGCCAAAACACTCGAAGTCGTCCCCGTTATATATCTTCCTATATGGGCCGTAGGCGTACTTGCGAGCCTACTGCTTGCCAGCGTCTGGCTTTGGCAAAGACGCCGCTCAGGTAAGATTAGCGCTACGTCCGACCAATAG
- the dnaK gene encoding molecular chaperone DnaK, with translation MGKIIGIDLGTTNSAFAYMVAGKPEVIANAEGNRTTPSVVAINKKGDRLVGQVAQRQRVTNAKNTIYGVKRLIGRKFTDTEVQKDLDIMPYEIVKHSSGVAVKMGDKEYTPEEVSAMILSKIKADAEAFLGEKVTEAVITVPAYFDDSQRQATKDAGKIAGLEVKRIINEPTAAALAYGLEGKKDENIVVFDLGGGTFDVSVLELGDGVFEVRSTNGDTHLGGEDFDNRIVNHFIDVFQKEEGVDLKNDKAAMQRLKDEAEKAKKELSSTNSYEVNLPFITADADGPKHFEYTLTRSKLEDLVKDLIDRLAGPVEKALKDADMKASDIDEIVLVGGMTRMPAVVEKVKGIFGKDPLQGVNPDEVVAVGAAIQGGVLQGDVKDVLLLDVTPLSLGIETMGGVTTKLIERNSTIPTSKSETFSTAADNQPQVEIHVLQGEREFANDNKSLGRFILDGIAPAPRGVPQIEVTFSLDANGILNVTAKDKGTGKENSVTIQDSGNMSKEDIEKAQKEAEAHADEDKKKRETVDIRNQLENAIYQAEKMPDEYKDKISEDDVKVLKEAAEEAKKVKDDEQADKEALEAAVKALNDKVMPIGAKMYEQAAKEDAPASEDGDKKSDKDEPVEGEVVDESK, from the coding sequence ATGGGTAAAATCATCGGAATCGATCTCGGTACAACTAACAGCGCGTTTGCCTACATGGTAGCGGGTAAGCCTGAGGTCATTGCCAACGCGGAGGGTAATCGTACGACACCATCTGTGGTGGCTATCAACAAAAAAGGTGACCGGCTGGTCGGCCAAGTTGCACAGCGCCAGCGTGTGACAAATGCAAAAAATACTATTTATGGCGTGAAGCGTCTTATTGGTCGTAAGTTCACTGACACTGAGGTTCAGAAAGATCTTGACATCATGCCGTATGAGATTGTCAAACACTCAAGCGGTGTGGCAGTCAAGATGGGCGATAAAGAATATACTCCAGAAGAAGTCTCGGCCATGATTCTGTCGAAAATTAAGGCGGATGCCGAGGCGTTCCTCGGTGAAAAGGTTACGGAAGCAGTGATCACTGTACCTGCTTATTTCGATGATTCACAGCGTCAGGCAACGAAAGATGCTGGCAAGATTGCTGGTCTCGAAGTCAAGCGCATCATTAACGAGCCGACAGCAGCTGCACTAGCCTATGGTCTTGAAGGCAAAAAAGATGAGAACATCGTTGTATTCGACCTCGGTGGTGGTACCTTTGACGTGTCAGTACTCGAACTTGGCGACGGCGTATTCGAAGTTCGCTCGACAAACGGCGATACTCACCTCGGCGGCGAAGATTTCGACAATCGTATTGTTAATCACTTCATCGATGTCTTCCAGAAAGAAGAAGGTGTTGATCTTAAAAATGACAAAGCCGCTATGCAACGCCTCAAAGACGAAGCTGAAAAAGCCAAGAAAGAGCTTTCGAGTACCAATAGCTACGAGGTAAACCTGCCGTTTATCACAGCCGATGCTGATGGTCCGAAGCACTTCGAATATACATTGACTCGCTCTAAGCTCGAAGATCTCGTAAAAGATCTGATTGATCGTCTGGCTGGGCCTGTAGAAAAGGCGCTTAAAGACGCTGATATGAAGGCAAGTGACATTGATGAGATCGTCCTCGTCGGTGGTATGACTCGTATGCCAGCGGTCGTCGAAAAGGTAAAGGGTATCTTTGGCAAAGATCCACTCCAGGGTGTGAACCCAGACGAAGTCGTAGCCGTGGGCGCAGCGATCCAGGGCGGCGTGCTACAAGGCGATGTCAAAGACGTGCTCCTACTCGACGTGACGCCACTGAGCCTCGGTATCGAGACGATGGGCGGTGTGACGACAAAGCTCATCGAGCGTAACAGCACAATTCCTACGAGTAAAAGCGAAACATTTTCTACGGCTGCTGACAACCAGCCGCAGGTAGAAATCCACGTGCTCCAGGGTGAACGTGAATTTGCCAACGACAACAAGTCGCTCGGTCGCTTCATCCTCGATGGTATCGCGCCGGCTCCACGCGGCGTACCACAGATCGAAGTGACGTTTAGCCTCGATGCCAACGGTATCCTGAACGTGACCGCCAAAGACAAGGGCACCGGCAAAGAAAACTCAGTCACCATCCAGGACAGTGGCAACATGAGCAAAGAAGACATCGAAAAAGCGCAAAAAGAGGCCGAAGCACACGCCGACGAGGATAAAAAGAAGCGCGAAACTGTCGACATCCGCAATCAGCTCGAAAACGCTATCTACCAAGCCGAGAAAATGCCCGATGAGTACAAAGACAAGATCTCTGAAGACGATGTGAAAGTACTCAAAGAAGCTGCGGAAGAAGCCAAGAAGGTGAAAGACGACGAGCAAGCTGACAAAGAAGCGCTCGAAGCAGCAGTGAAAGCACTGAATGACAAGGTCATGCCAATCGGCGCCAAAATGTACGAACAAGCTGCCAAAGAAGATGCACCTGCTTCTGAAGATGGCGATAAAAAATCGGACAAGGATGAGCCTGTAGAGGGCGAAGTCGTTGACGAGAGCAAATAA